Below is a genomic region from Citrobacter europaeus.
ACAATTTCCCCGGCGGCATAGGGATAAACGGTTAACAGGTCGCCGTCATAGCAGCTTGCGCCCACATAAGCGCGCCCAGTGGTGCTCAGGCTGATAGCTAGCCCGGTCAGGTGTCGGCTTGCCGGTTTTGCCCCTTCTATCAGGCGCTCGAGTTCGAGGTACATCTCATCGGTGATACCGGTCTCGAGTACGCCAACAACAAGCCGGAAAGTTCCGGGCTCTTCGTTGAGTTCCCACCACTCCTTAACCTCAATCAGATAGCCCAGCGGCTCCACCACGCGCCGTAAGGCGGCGATAGTGCCTTTGTGGGCATGGATGAAAAACGCCGAGGCGATGACGCTGCGTTTTGTCGCCTCCGGCCAGTTCTCATCCCACCGGTCAACCGAAAACGCCCACGCCAGATAGGGCAGCAGCCGCACCGGGCAGGTGCGCCAGTTCCACAATGTGCGAAGCGGAACCGGCACACGCTCGATATCTGCGGCCGCGCGGGCGGCGGCAACCTCCAGCACCGACGAGCCAACGGGCAACAGCCGGTTATCACTCATCAGCACCCCCGTCAGCGATGCGGTATTCGGTGCAACAGGATGCCTGGTATTTACTGAGCACAATGTCAGCCAGTGGCGCGGCCAGTTCGACACGCTGTACACCTTCAACGTGCAGGGCGGCATAGATGGCCGACTGGCGAATGTCGCGACCCAGTCGCTGTTGTGCGCTGATGT
It encodes:
- a CDS encoding phage tail protein I; its protein translation is MSDNRLLPVGSSVLEVAAARAAADIERVPVPLRTLWNWRTCPVRLLPYLAWAFSVDRWDENWPEATKRSVIASAFFIHAHKGTIAALRRVVEPLGYLIEVKEWWELNEEPGTFRLVVGVLETGITDEMYLELERLIEGAKPASRHLTGLAISLSTTGRAYVGASCYDGDLLTVYPYAAGEIVVGGEFYPASAIHLIDNLRVSA